The sequence gctttcgactctgtcaatcaccacattcttattggcagactcaacagccttggtttctcaaatgactgcctcgcctggttcaccaactacttctcagacaaagttcagtgtgtcaaatcggagggcctgttgtccggacctctggcagtctctatgggggtgccacagggttcaattctcaggccgactcttttctctgtatagatCAATGATCTCGCTCTTGCTGctagtgattctctgatccacctctatacTGACTACACCATTTTGTAtaattctggcccttctttggacactgtgttaactaacctccagacgagcttcaatgccatacaacactcctcccgtggcctccaactgctcttaaatgcaaataaaactaaatgcatgctcttcaactgattgctgcccacacctgcccgtcTGTCCATTAAactgtccttccagactcacattaagcatctccaatccaaaattaaatctagaatcagcttcctattttgcaacaaagcatccttcactcatgctgccaaacataccctcgtgaaactgactatcctaccgatcctcgactttggcgatgtcatttacaaaatagcctccaacactctagtcagcaaattggatgtagtctatcacagtgccatccgttttgtcaccaaaaccccatatactaccgaccactgcgacctgtatcctctcgttggctggccctcgcttcatattcgtcgccaaacccactggttcaaggtcatctataaatctttgctaggtaaagccccaccttatctcagctcactggtcaccatagcagcacccacccgtagcactcgctgcagcaggtatatctcactggtcacccccaaagccaattcctcctttggccgcctttccttccagttctctgctgccaatgattggaacgaactgcaaaaatcactgaagctgaagattcatatttccctcactaactttaagcaccagctgtcagagcagctcacagatcactgcacctgtacatagcccatctgtaaatagcccatccaactacctcataccccatactgttatttattttatttattttgctcctttgcaccccagtatctctacttgcacactcatcttctgcacatctatcactccagtgtttaattgctatatggtaattatttcaccactatggcctatttattgccttacctcccttaccctacctcatttgcacacactgtatatatagaccttttctattgtattgttgattgcatgtttgtttattccatgtgtaactctgtgttgttgtttgtgtcgcactgctttgctttatcttggccaggtcgcagttgtaaatgacaacttgttctcaactagcctacctggttaaataaaggtgaaataaaaaaaaatgaaaataaaaaaaatcggaTTAATTTACAGTCATAATCCTTCATTTTTTAGTACAGTGGCTTTCTCACTCCCCTTCCTGTGTTTGTATGTTAACACAAGTCGGTCTAGGGAGGGGATGTTTTAtgcagccaggtcacccatgatacaaATCCGTAtgtgacgtccatccatgtctgaggagaTAACATGGAGATAAcatggaaactggccactaggggcaacagtgagcaatGTCCTCTTCAAGTTGGTTTCGGATTCGCTAAGGAGTTGTGGATGAGAATGGCAGATGGGCATTAACATCTGCCAAtcattccaaaggttgcaagttcaaatccagtgATATAAAGTTTCTATCCCAAATCTTTACTCTTTCCTTAACCATTTGAAGTTAATACATAGGCCCttatgtagctcagttggtagagcatggcgcttgcaacgccaggattgtgggttcgattcccatgggggacccgtatttaaaatgtatgcactctactgtaaaatgtatgcactctactgtaaatGTCTAAGAATTTGTAGTTAACACCAgaacccaaccctaaccttaaaaatgtggagttaaacttaaccttaaacactttcaaatttgacatttggaacaaATTTGAAATTTGACCTTGGAGgaacatggatgaacatctaattctgacgtgagactgtgagagctggtatgCCTGTGTTCACAGTGTTGgatgacctccctccctccccggaACACCAGGGGAGCCAGGCCGCTTCCCTACTGCAGTACCAAGGTGTGGGTTACATCACTGAAAGGAGATGCTCAGATGAAGGAGGGTAGGTGTTGGGATGGGAGGGGGTACATGTTGTGAGGGAGGGGTACAGGTTATCATCACAGGTATAGGTTGCTCCTGCAAAGTTGTCATGCCAACATGAGAAAGAACTAGGACCAATATCTAAATAATGGACCTAGAAGACTACAAAGTGACTTACACTAAAATGATACAACTATGTATTTGCAGTAGCTTCATGCATGCACTCTGGAATACATGACAAATGCATGTGACCTCAATGGGCTTCACCTGGACTATGCCTCTCTTGGAGCGGGGGAATCTTTGGTTTGGTGATATTGCCAATCTATTCCTAACACAGCGAAATCTGTCTTGTGCTAATGTTCCACTTTTCCCCACCTCCTATTTCAAAGAGCATCATTGGGAGGCGATAAGTCACAAGGTCAGTAATACACCATGTTGGCAGTAATACACCCCCAGGGCAGTATTGGACTGTCCAGTGTTGACAGAGAATTAGTAGCACAGAGAAGAGTGCTACTAAAATGCTACGTGCCATTGTAAATAGCAGAAACAGAAATGTGGCCCTTTACTGGCTGATCTTTGTGTTTTGAGCTACGTGTTTTTATTGAGCTGCCCTCTTGTCCAGGTCTCCATTGTTAAATAGGTAGtctgacctcaatgggacttcctggatgaataaaggttaaataaaaaatctgaaaTAGGTAAAGCCATTTTCTAATTGGAAATATAACAGCATTTAGAACCTAAAGACTTTGATTTCCAAAGATAATCAAACAATGAACCTAGATGGGTGTGTTATCAAGCTGTCAAATTAAGCATAGCCTCTGGTGACATACCAGTCACACTGACCTAGAAAGAGGTCACAGACCCAGATAGGACAAGGGAGTATCAGACATCAAGCATGTGTGCGGTGTGTGCAGCCTTGTTGAAATCAGTATTTAATTGAGGCCATGTACTGGTCTACTTATACATTAGAACATGTATATTTctactctgtccctgtccctgtctcaaCATCAAGTTCCAGGTTAGTGCTCAAGATCTAATATTGGCACAATGGATTAATAACATAATATCCTGTGTATTTAGAACAAATCTTTCTTACCTTTTATAAAGACTTTAGCCTGACTAAATCAAACTGAATCCTGCTCTCATTATTGATCCCATCGTTCAATCGGGTTTAACCCGGCTAATACCCAGTGAGAAAaactggtttaaccaggctaataCCCAGTGAGAAAAACTGGTTTAACCCGGCTAATACCCAGTGAGAAAAACTGGTTTAACCCGGCTAATACCCAGTGAGAAAaactggtttaaccaggctaataCCCAGTGAGAAAaactggtttaaccaggctaataCCCAGTGAGAAAaactggtttaaccaggctaataCCCAGTGAGAAAaactggtttaaccaggctaataCCCAGTGAGAAAAACTGGTTTAACCCGGCTAATACCCAGTGAGAAAAACTGGTTTAACCCGGCTAATACCCAGTGAGAAAaactggtttaaccaggctaataCCAAGTGAGAAAaactggtttaaccaggctaataCCCAGTGAGAAAAACTGGTTTAACCCGGCTAATACCCAGTGAGAAAAACTGGTTTAACCCGGCTAATACCCAGTGAGAAAAACTGGTTTAACCCGTCTAATACCCAGTGAGAAAaactggtttaaccaggctaataCCAGTGAGAAAaactggtttaaccaggctaataCCCAGTGAGAAaactggtttaaccaggctaataCCCAGTGACAAAaactggtttaaccaggctaataCCAGTGAAAAAAACTGGTTGAAAATACTTCATTTCAACCAATTCTCCCATTGTCAGACAGGTGTCTTACCTGGGGGTAGGGTGAACTGAATGTGTTAAAACCTCACTTTATAAACATATAATAACATatatactgtatgattacctacctttaaaataacataatataatactattatgccatttagcagacacttttatcgaAAACGACTTAGTCATGCATATATTTTTCAAATGGGCGGCCTCAGTGGCAATCGAAACCCATGATCCTGGCGTTgccagcgccatgctctaccatctgagctACAGTGGACCACTATAAAGTGTGAGACAGGTGTATGTATTGTGGTGTGCAGGTAGATGTCCTACCTGGAGATAGGATGAACTGAATGTGGTAAACCTACACTATATAAACATGTAATAGCATACCATATGTTGGCCTTGATAAGGACTATAAGGTGTGTGAAACATGTGTATGAAGTGTGTGAGACGGGTATATGAAGTGTGTGAGACGGGTGTATAAAGTGTGTGAGACGGGTATATGTAGTGTGTGAGACAGGTTTATGAAGTGTGTGAGATGGGTGTGTGAGACAGGTGTATGAAGTGTGTGAGGCGGGTTTATGAAGTGTGTGATATGGGTGTATGAAGTGTGTAAGACGGCTGTATAGATTACCTGGGGGTAGCAGGAGAAAGGCGAGGGCAAGGATAGTGATGTCGATGCCTCTCCGCTCCCACCAGCTACTCTCCTTCACTGTCTTCTGAACCAGATGGGTCAGCTCCATCATCAGCGACTCTTTATCTGTCCCCTCCATCCCCTTTCCCCCTCCGTTCATCATCTCTCCATTCTCCTTCTCTTCCCCTGTGGACATGTCCTGTTTGGAGTTACCGGTGTTCCTTTGGAACAAGGCCTCTCTACCCTCCCACGGTTTAACATctttgtctcctcctcctcccacgcTCTGTTCTTCCCTCCACTCCTCTGGTACATTCTGCATGCTAACTCCTTTTGTGCTTCCCTCCTGACCGACAACAAACTAAAGTAAAAGCGACTGCTCGGTGTGTCCAGCGGCTGTACGGACAGACTCATAGGCAGCGTCCAGACTCTGAGGAAATCAGCCTGCACATTGTACCCTGAACACAAAGGGTCCGGACTGATGTTAGCATGGCAGGGTGCAAAGTTTTATTGGCAGTTTTATCCAGTTGCTCAGCTGGAGAAGCAATTCTgctgatctgtctctctctcctcaacagAGCCTCTCATGCATACTGCATGTCCCTCCCCTGCTGTCCTTCTtcccctcccttctcccatcGCTGTTGTAACCTTGGCAGAGGTCCTGGGAAAGGAGGAgtgggggaaaggaggaggagtgCAGGGAAAGGGGGGCTAAGGCAGGAGAGGATTAGCAGCCTCGGCTTAGTACTGACTGTGTCAGTTATTTCTTGTTGCTAGGGGAGtaggtttacatttacatttacatttaagtcatttagcagacgctctttatccagagcaacttacaaattggtgcattcaccttaagatatccagtggaacagccactttacaatagtgtatctaaatctttcgggggggggggggggggggggggggggggtagaaggattactttatcctatcccaggtattccttaagtTCAATAAGACAGACAGACCGTTTTAATGGGCTGTTGGCCAGAGTTTTGGGCGGGCCAGGTGCCATGTTGGCTACAGTGCTCTTAATGAGGTAGGCAAAAATAGGAGGACTGGAGGTATCCTGAGTGGACTGGACTACCACTACAACTGTTCAGCTGTGTTGCAGGGTTGTGTACAGTTGGGCACACCAGCAAAactttttgcaacagaaaactaaAATATCGGTTTTCTAATTGGACAGGTATTACCTCcccatttcaaaatgttttcacTCTAATAAAACATGACCCAAGGGACATAGCACTAGGCTATCAGACAGACCTTCATTCGTGTCTCTAGTCTACATACACAACCCAGgggacatttttatttatttaactaggcaagtcagctaagaacaaattcttatttacaatgacagcctacaccagccaaacccaaatgacgctgggccaattgtgcgccgccctatgggactcccaatcacggccagttgtgatacagcttaGATTCGAAccaaggtgtctgtagtgacacctcaagcactgagatgcagtgtcttagaccgctgcaccactcgggagcactAGGCTATCAGACAGACCTTACGTCATCCCTCTAGACTACAGTCatagccaaaagttttgagaatgacagaaatattaatttccacaacgtttgctgcttcagtgtctttagatattttttgtcagatgttactatggaacactgaagtataattacaagcatttcataagtgtcaaaggcttttattgacaattggtgatgcaaagagtcaatatttgcagtgttgacccttctttttcaagacctctgcaatccgccctggcatgctgtcaattaacttctgggccacatcctgactgatggcagcccattcttgcataaccaatgcttggagtttgtccacccgcctcttgaggattgaccacaagttctcaatgggattaagttctggagagtttcctggccatggacccaaaatatcgatgttttgttccccgagccacttagttatcacttttgccttatggcaaggtgctccatcatgctggaaaaggcattgttcgtcaccaaactgttcctggatggctgggagaagttgctctcggaggatgtgttggtcctattctttattcatggctgtgttcttaggcaaaattgtgagggagcccactcccttggctgagaagcaaccccacacatgaatggtcttaggatgctttactgttggcatgacacaggattgatggtagcgctcaccttgtcttctctggacaagcttttttccggatgccccaaacaatcggaaaggggattcagagaaaatgactttaacccagtccaatccctgtaccttttgcagaatatcagtctgtccctgatgtttttcctggagagaagtggcctctttgctgcccttcttgacaccaggccatcctccaaaagtcttcgcctcactgtgtgtgcagatgcactcacacctgcctgctgccatttctgagcaagctctgtactggtggtgccccgatcccgcagctgaatcaactttaggagacggtcctggcgcttgctggactttcttgggagccctgaagccttcttcacaacaaccatgtggttgatttaggtgcaatcttactggcagcaatatcctagcctgtgaagccctttttgtgcaaagcaatgataatGGCACGTGGTtctttgcaggtaaccatggttgacagaggaagaacaatgattccaagcaccaccctccttttgaagcttccagtctgttattcgaactcaatcagcatgacagagtgatctccagccttgtcctcgtcaacactcacctgtgttaacgagagaatcactgacatgatgtcagctggtccttttatggcagggctgaaatacaatggaaatgtttttgggggattcagttcatttgcatggcaaagagggactttgcaattaattgcagttcatctgatcactcttcataacattctggagtatatgcaaattgctatcatacaaactgaggcagcagactttgtgaaaattaatatttgtgtcattctcaaaacttttggccacgactatacaTACAGGACCCAGGAGACATAGGAGCAATAGGCTATCAGACAGACTTTCAAATCGTCCCTCTAGTCTACATCAACTCTGTGTTGTTCAATTCCTAACAGGAGCTGTCAGTCATGTTATCACAATGTAACACTAGTGACAGAAACAGCAGGGAAGACCTATCCAGCTGAACCATCGTTGCAGTTGTAGTTGCAATTACCAAGATATTAACAACCAGTGTCAAAAAAGTAACTTTCATTAATTGTAATAAAGGTTTTATTATAACTGTTATGTGTGAGAGTACATCCAAACATGACATAATTCATACATAATCATTGAAGTTACATACAAACACATTCATGCACAGTCATACACACCAGTCCACAGGCAGACCTCTTGTGAAACACTATACCCCGGGGCTGGAGGCCCTCAGCAAACCCCAGATAACAGTTACCTTAGCACAGACAgagtgcattccaaatggcaccctgttccctatatagtgcataggGAACACTAAGGGtactggtcaaaataagtgcactacataagggatagggtgccttttgggatgaagacagacagactgactgacggaTAACCTCACGGAACCATGTTCCAGTATCTTCATTAAAACACAAACTGTCCTTAAAAACAGAAATGTGGatatgtccaaaatggcaccctattccctacatagtgcactacttttgaccagggtccatagggatctggtcaaaagtagtgcaatgtgttgggaatagggtgccttttaagACATTGTAGTCTGGACATGGGCAGCCTAGCATCTTAGCTAACTGTAGTACCACTATTATACACAGTACAGTAACAAAACTGTACAATAATGTCTGTAATAAACCATAAATGAAACATTTTCtataaataataaataacattACACGTTTGCACAAATATACAGACAAAAACATTATGAAATGCTCACTTGCAAATGGAATACACCATTACATATGGTAACGTGTGAGTGCATCGGTGAGTGGAGAGAATAATTACTAATTACAAGGTTGTGTGCCAGTGTTAGCATGTGTGTGGGCACAGTCCCATGGCACCCGTGGCCCTACCAGACCATATGGCCGTGTAACTGAAGATGTCCTCTCATGCACGGCACCAGGACACTGGGGACTCTACCAGACCCAGTGTAATCTTCTCTGTGTCCCCAGGCAGGGAGCAACGTCCCTGGATATAGAGGCATTAGAGCCAGGCTCTGTGGATCATAACACCATCTCATAACTAGAACTGATCAAGACAGAGCAGGACCACATTCACTGCCAAGTCTAGGCCTCCAGTGTCATCTTGAACGACAGTAAATTATCTTTGCTCTGTGACTGAAACAAAAGaaaacatgtacagtattatatattcAATGTACCATCTAGAAATCTACTATAATAGCTTATGCCTATTTCaatagtaagtaagcatttcacagtaaggtctacctgttgtattcggcgcatgtgacaaaatttgatttgagctgtCCTAAATTATGTAATTTTGCCATTCTGTGGTGTAGTTTTACTGCTCTCCACTAGATGGCCCCATTTATTTACATCAtctacatccacacacacacataggtagGAAGTCTGCTAGTACTCTCTCAGAGTAAAAAATAGATACAAATAAATTCACTTACTGTACTGTCAGTCTGTAGTGTCTGCTAAGTggcctataatatatatatatttttttatttccacactgtggaataatactgtgaaattgtgaacattTTAGTGTAAAGGTGTCCGCATACTAGGTTTGGTTTGCTCCTCACAGAACTCGGCTAGGCGAAGTTAAAATACCTTttcttgaaaaacaagaaaattgcaATAATAGTACTATTTGTCCATCTTGACATGCCATaaccagtatacacttcctcaaaatagtcagaataaatctaagataactcaagaaatctgttattaatttttacatttttgcagagATCTTTtaaattttacatctaactaagacgTTTGAGTATACTgcaagtgaaaaaatgtgcagGAAAATGAGtcgtctctcattgaatgacaacaaacacttaattgaagaatccctactgttgaccaatccgGACGAAGGGGTGTAGACTACAAAACTTCAGCTTGCCttgagaaaatgttttgtgtgcaCGAACAGACAAAAAAAACCTTGCCGAAGACCAAAAccaacaaaaacgtcacaaaatgttgtcataatatatgcatgaacggtttcggctgggaagcatgcggacgccttaagagctgtttgaaatgtcagcctgttttggtgggatgtagTTTAGGCCTGCCTGGTGGCATCGCTAATAGACCAAAAAGAAAGAGAGttctaaacctctctgccaattaGCTAGTTTTCAGACTTCCTCtccccactcccagacagtcccaacaaaattcttgcttgagaaatttctcttgctaagaagctattcgttttctttttgaccattttgattgaaaacaatcacagtaaggtacttaatttttaaccagaaattattttatattaaaataaaaaaaggcaTTTGGCCTTTAAAGAATCTACTGTACAGACCCTCAAAGCTCAGTGTTCTTGATTCCCTCTATTGTTTGAGGCATGTAGGCTATCAAAGTAAGTTGCTTTGCCTGTCATAGAATTCATAAAGTAATACTGACCTTCAGAGATCAGTGTCCTCGATGCCCTCTGGTTCCTCCAGGGTGTCCAACCGTCTCTTACAGGCCTCTAGTAGCTTCTTCCTGGGTCCCAGGGGGATGTGTATGGAGGTCAGGTCCTGGTCCGAGCAGAGCAGTAGGGCCTCCAGGTCGATTTTCTCCTTCCTGAAGATGGGCATGAAATCCCCCAGGCTCTGGGAGGCCAGGAAGGTCTCCAGTGGTCCGTTCTCAGGCTCCAGCTCCTCATCCAGGCCCAAATCAGCCTCCTCCCAGGGCAGCTCCTGTAGGTGCCTCTCCTGGAGGCTCAGGGCACTGCCGATGCTGTCTATCTCTATTGCATCGTCCAGGCTGGGTTGGCGACGTTGGAGGTGGCCACGGAGACGAACGTTAGGGGCCCGGCCTACGGGTTCACTGCCAGCCACAGAACCCTTGTCCCGGGCTCCGATGCCGAAGAGACCGCCGGATACGTAGTTCCGTCGGAACACCATGGTTCCGAGACCTGGCCGGGTGAACAAAGAGTCGCGGCCTGAGTCGGCGCTGATCTCAGAGTAGGCTGCCTCGTGAAGGCCCGGGTCGCTTATGGCACGGGAGATGTGGGAGATGGTGTCCGCACGGTCGTCGTCATAATCGTCATGGTCATCGTCATGGTGATCGTGGTTGTTGCCGTGGTGAGGGAACATGTCCCGGATGTTGAGACGCGAGCGGTCCTTGGAGTTGGCATAGGTGCCCTGTTGAAGGAACATCAATGAATAGAAACCCATTTTAATGGAGCGAACCCAGGTTTCCGCACTAAGCCTGTGGGAAATGTAATGGGTTCTCCATTTAATATTTGGGAGTATAGAGTGTTCATTTTTCTAAATTGTATTTTCCGTTAGTCAGAACCTCACCAACTGTTTTGGGTGTTGCGTCTCTACCTAGCTACTTATTTTACCTGCTTGAGGAACATGACGTCCTGGCCAAGCTGAAGGCCAGACAGCGAGCGTACACTCTTCCTCCCATCCTCGTAGATCTTGAAGGTGCCGTCCACCTGTTTCTTCTTCTCTAGCTTCTTCTGAATCTTGGTCCTACCCTTGGCTGTGGAGTGAAGAGTggcctatagagagagaggattgcACAGATCAAACGTGGACTCAGAAGAGGACATTAACACAGATAATTTACAAAATGTAAAGCTAGACATAATGCTGACATTTCCTGAGCTTACTCAGGAATGAAAAACAATATCAAATGATTTACTCAAACTGCCGTTGACTATCAAAATAATAGGAAATGCATTAATGAGAAATTGACAGTGAAGTAGCAGGGAAGAAATGCTTTTGACCTGTGAGTATGGCATATTGGAAGTGAGAGTGTTGAACTGAGGAAGTTTGCGGTTTAGCGTGCTGCTGCTGTTATAACTAGTGAAGCTCATGGCATCGGAGTTATCCGACGCTACACTCTCCTTCAGGAACTTCCTCTCCATCCGCTGGTGGTGTTTCTGCTGCATCTTCACACAGTCCTTTATCCTCCTCTCCGCCATGCGGAATGCTCTGTCTTTCAGCTTGCTCACCAGCTTATAGGAAAGGTAGATATATTTATTCACAATTTAAAATTCCACAAATACCACCATAGCAGTTTGCATACAGGCAAACAACCTACTGATTCAAAATGTGCATTTAGTAGTCTCAATAAAGATGGAATAGGACTCTTCCTGCATATGTTCCTTCACAGCTAATTCTCCAGtgttaaaaataaacaaaatgaaccatgttaaatcaacactgaaagtGTTGAGTCTGTGGACCCATATAGACCCTGTAAGAGTGTTtaacactgcttagtgtaaagccttattcaAATACTTCCCAGAGTGCATTGCCTTTCAAGTAAATTGTaaagttaccacccatgactgtatttgttagtgacagagacatgaatGTTGCATTCATCTACCTTTAGTTCTATGGACTTCTAGATCCTAAGCTGATATGTTAATGtgattttttaaacattttataacaCAATACCACAAATAAGGACTTATTTTGAGGACGAAATTTTTTCCTAATACAGGGGAATGAAACTCATACGCATCACTTTCAACAAAAACCACACCCTTCgctatcatatttcccagcattctCTATTGCAGGTatatttttagaattgttttttGAATGTCTATGTttgtgcatgtacattgattgattgattggttaattaattaattaattgatcgtatgctactcaaatataaattacCCAAAAAAGaatctaaactaatccaatatgTTACGTGGACTTATTTTACCCGTTACTGAAAGTTGTTCCAGTTTa comes from Salmo trutta chromosome 18, fSalTru1.1, whole genome shotgun sequence and encodes:
- the LOC115153527 gene encoding Usher syndrome type-1G protein homolog, with amino-acid sequence MNDKYHRAARDGYLDLLREATRKELNAPDEDGMTPTLWAAYHGNLDALRVIVGRGGDQDKCDIWGNTPLHLAAANGHHNCLSFLVSFGANVWCLDNDYHTPLDMAATKSHMDCVRYLDSIAAKQSALNPKLVSKLKDRAFRMAERRIKDCVKMQQKHHQRMERKFLKESVASDNSDAMSFTSYNSSSTLNRKLPQFNTLTSNMPYSQATLHSTAKGRTKIQKKLEKKKQVDGTFKIYEDGRKSVRSLSGLQLGQDVMFLKQGTYANSKDRSRLNIRDMFPHHGNNHDHHDDDHDDYDDDRADTISHISRAISDPGLHEAAYSEISADSGRDSLFTRPGLGTMVFRRNYVSGGLFGIGARDKGSVAGSEPVGRAPNVRLRGHLQRRQPSLDDAIEIDSIGSALSLQERHLQELPWEEADLGLDEELEPENGPLETFLASQSLGDFMPIFRKEKIDLEALLLCSDQDLTSIHIPLGPRKKLLEACKRRLDTLEEPEGIEDTDL